In one window of Microtus pennsylvanicus isolate mMicPen1 chromosome 2, mMicPen1.hap1, whole genome shotgun sequence DNA:
- the Bik gene encoding bcl-2-interacting killer — MSEARLMARDLIKTVLHDQVPQPPVAPGPPSVKEPMEEEHISPVRDLDLVECLEYRNQVALRLAYIGDEMDLCLRSPRLAQLPGIAMHRLAVTYSQTGVRGVFRSLIRGLTNLRENIWSWRVLTPGTWVSPDQARGQLFPMVLLVLLLLGEALHLQLQ, encoded by the exons ATGTCGGAGGCGAGACTCATGGCCAGAGACCTCATCAAGACTGTCCTGCATGACCAGGTCCCCCAGCCTCCAGTGGCTCCTGGGCCTCCCAGCGTGAAGGAGCCCATGGAAGAAGAACATATTAGTCCTGTGAGAGATCTGGACCTCGTGGAGTGCCTGGAGTACAG AAACCAGGTGGCCCTGAGGCTGGCCTACATCGGTGATGAGATGGACCTGTGTCTGCGGAGCCCCCGTCTGGCCCAACTGCCCGGGATTGCCATGCACAG ACTCGCTGTTACCTACAGTCAGACGGGTGTCAGGGGGGTTTTCAGAAGCCTGATTCGCGGCCTCACCAATCTCAGGGAGAACATCTGGTCCTGGAGAGTTCTGACTCCTGGCACCTGG GTGTCACCTGACCAGGCCCGCGGACAGCTGTTTCCCATGGTGCTGTTGGTCCTCTTACTGCTGGGCGAGGCCTTGCATTTGCAGCTTCAGTGA